The Neurospora crassa OR74A linkage group I, whole genome shotgun sequence genome segment ATGTCTTCATTCCACCTGTCCCCGCGCGAAATGTGCAGCCTGCCTCTTGACATTGACTTCCAGTCACTGAGCCAGGACCGACCTCTGTCTTCTCTTCTCGTTTCTCTGGTtcgtggaaaaaaaaactacAACACCCCCATGTCTGTTTCGCATCGCCGTCCGTCCTCCACCGTCAACTCTGTCCAGCATGAAACACCGCAACTCCTAATACCGTCTCCTAGTCGGTTCCGGGCTGGGCGAGCGCGTCGGGCTGCGGCTCCGCGGTCTCATCTTGAGCCACTTCTTGGTGCTGAGCTCGAGCTCCCTCTCCAGCTCCGGGCTGGGGTTCTTGCGGTGTATAAAGTTACAAAACCCTCCACGGACACAACCCTCGCCAGAGTTCAAACGGCAGCAGGCCTCGCGGAAATCCGTCACGGGGCTGAGTTCGCAATAAATCGGCCGAGCAGCGTACCAGCGAGAGTTCAGATCGTCGCACGCTTTTTGGGCTGAGTCCTCGTACTTGAACCGCGCGTACACGTTGCCGATCAGgtggtcgttgttgttgtcgcacaccaccagctcctccagctcgCCGTACTTGCACATCTCGCACCAGATGTCCTCGTAGAAGGCGTCGAAGTGGTTCTGCAGCTGCGACGCGTTCATCCGGTTCTTGGGGTCGAAGGCGGGGTTGTGGTACAGGTTCGGCATCAGGATCGTTTGCGAGTAGCTGGGTTTGACGTGTTTGCGGGAGCACCGGTCGCCGTGGCGGCAGGCGCCGATCTTGTAATAGAACGAGCAGTTGACTTTGTCTTGCTCAGTGCCGAAGATGGAGGCGAGAAAGTTGGCCATTTTGTTgacttgttttttttctttcttatcTCGCTGTGATGGCGAGGCTGCGTATGGGGGATTTGATGGGTTGTGTGATGGGTAGGCTAGGAGAACTCTCAATGCAATAGTCCGTTGTCagaaggagggagatggCGAAAAGTCGAGTCGGTTTGTTAAGTCTGCTCGGTTTGATGAATGTCGAGGGTATTCGTTCGTCGTTCGTGAGCAAGACCGTTGG includes the following:
- a CDS encoding splicing factor U2AF 23 kDa subunit, variant, yielding MANFLASIFGTEQDKVNCSFYYKIGACRHGDRCSRKHVKPSYSQTILMPNLYHNPAFDPKNRMNASQLQNHFDAFYEDIWCEMCKYGELEELVVCDNNNDHLIGNVYARFKYEDSAQKACDDLNSRWYAARPIYCELSPVTDFREACCRLNSGEGCVRGGFCNFIHRKNPSPELERELELSTKKWLKMRPRSRSPTRSPSPEPTRRRY